One genomic region from Chthonomonas calidirosea T49 encodes:
- a CDS encoding S1C family serine protease, whose translation MRRKRFVFVALLTLLVLGRPLLLERSFAAPQSPPPQQGSSTDTHILQELSDELAQLISKTRVCVVTIRGWARPFGGPDKPPFPPPQGFSPEPGSFPFFSPGPPPPPKGRDFKSSKPTSAQADAVYANDMPPIRLTGSGFFIQKDLVVTTAEVVGCMAHPIVITDSGKWVPAVGMNVDYKNNVAVLRLPRDTDIPTLDWGEDSAAPPGCLVLVFGNQAGFSQVPTLGMVTAHNLWARSPDGRFHYNNLLQLQGVVGPGASGAPVIDAQAHVIGMVVGALNGPPNDFIHPFQAPGPPPNGTIDPMLGRITAIGFALPADTLKAEVAKLAVDIRPLPPLGWFGFIPGKADEHGIQIDTVFIGGPADVAGLRPGDWITAIDGRPLRGRFEIPALSETLPVGQKLQIRAERDGKPFSTTLIVQARPDDQQLQQMQRLRLPHEEMLNREHRGQRREQHNP comes from the coding sequence ATGCGTCGAAAGCGTTTTGTGTTTGTTGCTTTGCTCACGCTGTTGGTGTTGGGGAGGCCGCTGTTATTAGAGCGAAGTTTTGCAGCGCCACAGTCCCCTCCCCCTCAACAAGGCTCGTCTACCGACACGCATATCCTGCAAGAGCTTTCCGATGAGCTTGCGCAACTCATATCTAAAACCCGCGTTTGTGTGGTAACCATTCGTGGCTGGGCACGTCCGTTCGGTGGCCCAGACAAACCTCCTTTTCCTCCTCCGCAAGGTTTTTCTCCAGAGCCGGGCTCCTTTCCATTCTTCTCTCCAGGCCCTCCACCCCCGCCAAAAGGACGCGATTTTAAGTCGTCTAAACCCACCTCTGCACAAGCCGATGCAGTCTATGCCAACGATATGCCACCGATAAGGCTTACGGGTAGTGGATTTTTCATTCAAAAAGACCTAGTCGTTACAACGGCAGAAGTAGTCGGCTGTATGGCCCATCCCATTGTTATCACAGACTCAGGGAAATGGGTGCCTGCCGTCGGCATGAATGTAGACTATAAAAATAATGTGGCCGTTCTTCGCCTGCCCAGAGACACCGACATTCCAACCCTCGATTGGGGCGAGGACAGCGCCGCACCACCTGGTTGTCTGGTGCTTGTGTTTGGCAACCAGGCTGGCTTTTCACAAGTGCCTACCCTGGGTATGGTAACGGCCCATAACTTGTGGGCACGCTCTCCGGACGGTCGTTTCCACTACAACAATCTCCTTCAACTGCAAGGGGTGGTTGGGCCAGGCGCCAGTGGCGCTCCGGTTATTGACGCCCAGGCGCATGTGATAGGCATGGTGGTTGGGGCGCTAAATGGGCCTCCAAACGATTTCATTCACCCATTTCAAGCACCCGGCCCTCCTCCTAATGGCACTATAGACCCTATGCTTGGGAGAATCACCGCCATCGGTTTTGCCCTGCCGGCAGATACCCTTAAAGCCGAGGTGGCCAAACTCGCTGTGGATATTCGTCCGCTGCCCCCCCTCGGCTGGTTTGGCTTCATACCGGGAAAGGCGGATGAGCACGGCATACAGATTGACACCGTGTTTATCGGCGGTCCTGCCGATGTTGCGGGGCTACGTCCAGGCGATTGGATTACCGCTATAGATGGACGCCCCTTACGAGGGCGCTTTGAGATTCCAGCCCTCAGCGAAACACTACCCGTAGGCCAAAAACTTCAAATACGAGCAGAGCGAGACGGTAAGCCTTTCTCAACCACGCTGATCGTTCAGGCGCGGCCGGACGACCAACAGCTTCAGCAGATGCAACGCTTACGCCTACCGCATGAGGAGATGCTCAACAGAGAGCATCGTGGGCAGCGAAGAGAGCAACATAATCCATAG
- a CDS encoding dienelactone hydrolase family protein gives MTRQSEWKGKVSRRTLLGGTGAMVVGVVAQGAGAQDAPGQGLHDPNLIKHEIEVEDKAQNVHFRGLLVQPKEEQKRGSVIVIHEIFGLTEHIRDVACRIASAGYNALAPDLFTREGHPPSGFGALLEFVNKIPDQQILDDLKGAARYLRQLPTSNQKVGVVGFCWGGRFAMLLAAEDPTLNAVVAYYGRISGTPTPNQPQYPIDVVSKMQVPLMGHFGEEDQAIPPSEVKKLQEALAAAHKTAEIYEYPGAGHAFNNDTRDTYRPEAAKLAFQRTLDWFAKYLKG, from the coding sequence ATGACGCGACAGAGTGAATGGAAAGGCAAGGTCTCCCGCCGAACGTTGTTGGGAGGAACCGGTGCGATGGTTGTCGGAGTGGTGGCACAGGGGGCCGGCGCCCAAGATGCACCTGGTCAGGGGCTTCACGACCCGAATCTGATCAAACACGAGATCGAGGTAGAGGACAAAGCACAAAACGTTCATTTTCGCGGTCTTCTCGTGCAACCTAAAGAGGAGCAAAAACGCGGCAGCGTTATCGTTATCCATGAGATCTTTGGCTTGACCGAGCATATTCGCGATGTGGCCTGTCGCATCGCTTCAGCCGGTTACAACGCCTTGGCTCCCGATCTGTTTACGCGAGAAGGGCATCCACCATCCGGCTTTGGAGCGCTTTTGGAATTCGTTAATAAAATCCCCGACCAACAGATCTTAGATGACCTTAAGGGTGCCGCTCGCTATTTGCGTCAGCTACCCACATCTAATCAAAAAGTAGGGGTTGTCGGTTTTTGTTGGGGTGGGCGTTTCGCTATGCTTTTGGCGGCCGAAGACCCCACTCTCAACGCGGTGGTGGCTTACTATGGGCGCATCTCCGGCACACCTACTCCGAATCAGCCTCAATACCCCATTGATGTGGTTTCAAAAATGCAGGTTCCCCTCATGGGCCACTTCGGTGAAGAGGACCAGGCGATCCCTCCTTCGGAAGTTAAAAAGCTACAGGAGGCTCTGGCGGCTGCACATAAAACAGCCGAAATCTATGAATACCCGGGGGCCGGCCATGCCTTCAATAACGATACCCGCGATACCTATCGGCCGGAAGCTGCCAAACTGGCCTTTCAAAGAACACTAGATTGGTTTGCCAAGTACCTCAAGGGCTAA
- a CDS encoding HEAT repeat domain-containing protein, whose translation MISSFHTQEGFGLPPPMLAQEIANGRSVLANASPARLRAELYHAKGSLNRLLILLWHKDERVRTAAALALSGGDGHRAYIPRNGHFAGALLRRLTGQNIAPTPQERLEQVAQALHDLLEQSANDLRGMANMHYSFLSCALYLALLGTCRDTMASVRRLRVATAHKGLCRLLYELKQPSVMRRLNAQDAAALANEAALALAAMPPQELPGFWHGLMQGEKRRRLAYAEALSAFSDRRAVPYLLQTLEGAHLDIVIPLVRCLARLGDPQALPALERLAQGRNRALRQEAAAAMGQILRGLEKRPSRLLLRPAAPPDFERQLLRPLKERRETLLEPEELLRSHPQEEQ comes from the coding sequence ATGATATCTTCTTTCCACACGCAAGAGGGATTTGGGTTACCACCGCCCATGCTAGCACAAGAGATAGCGAATGGCCGTAGTGTCCTGGCCAACGCCTCTCCAGCTCGATTGCGGGCGGAGCTGTACCACGCGAAAGGTAGCCTCAACCGCCTTCTTATTCTGCTTTGGCACAAGGACGAGCGGGTTCGCACGGCTGCCGCCCTAGCGCTCTCAGGCGGCGATGGTCATCGAGCCTACATTCCCAGAAATGGACACTTTGCCGGAGCCTTGCTGCGCCGTCTTACCGGCCAGAACATCGCCCCAACTCCGCAGGAGCGTTTAGAGCAGGTGGCACAAGCCCTCCATGATCTGTTAGAACAGAGCGCGAATGACTTGCGCGGTATGGCCAACATGCACTATTCCTTTCTAAGCTGTGCGCTCTATTTGGCGTTGCTAGGAACGTGTCGAGATACCATGGCGAGCGTGCGAAGGCTGCGTGTGGCTACAGCGCACAAGGGGCTGTGTAGGCTGCTCTATGAGCTAAAGCAACCGAGCGTTATGCGGCGGCTCAATGCGCAGGATGCGGCGGCGTTGGCCAATGAAGCTGCTCTAGCGCTTGCGGCCATGCCCCCGCAGGAGCTGCCGGGTTTCTGGCACGGCCTCATGCAAGGCGAGAAGCGCCGTCGCTTGGCCTATGCCGAAGCTCTGTCCGCCTTTTCCGATCGCCGTGCCGTACCTTATCTTCTCCAGACCTTAGAGGGGGCACATCTCGATATCGTCATCCCGCTTGTGCGCTGTCTTGCCCGACTTGGCGATCCTCAAGCGCTTCCGGCACTGGAGAGACTAGCGCAAGGCCGGAATCGGGCGCTGCGTCAAGAAGCAGCTGCCGCTATGGGGCAGATTTTGCGTGGTCTAGAAAAGCGTCCGAGCCGTCTATTGCTACGCCCTGCTGCCCCACCCGATTTTGAGAGGCAGCTATTGCGCCCCCTAAAAGAGCGGCGCGAGACCTTGTTGGAACCAGAAGAGTTATTGCGTTCGCACCCGCAAGAGGAGCAATAG
- a CDS encoding sulfite exporter TauE/SafE family protein: MGFHKYLLLLGAAFIAGAVNAVAGGGTLLTFPALLFCGELANVANATSTVALWPGICSSLFGYRKELTNVGPALWFLGVPSLIGGGLGALLFAHTNNALFSHLVPYLIFMATLLFMAQNPLSNWIKRQSERRQQGALVAKEKRDIPLSWYGVSFFQFFIAIYGGYFGAGIGILMLAGLSLMGFTNIHQMNALKNINAILINFVAILVFIVERTSPGQGVGPHHDRLIHWPIALLMMSGSIAGGYLGADTARRMGQQNVRRLIIVIGLLLTLWLLIHPPGGNVPAGH; the protein is encoded by the coding sequence ATGGGGTTCCACAAATATCTTTTGCTGCTAGGTGCCGCCTTTATCGCCGGAGCTGTGAATGCCGTGGCGGGCGGAGGTACCTTGCTAACCTTCCCCGCTCTTCTGTTCTGTGGAGAGCTGGCCAATGTGGCTAATGCTACAAGCACCGTTGCCTTATGGCCCGGCATCTGCAGTAGCCTTTTTGGGTATCGTAAGGAGCTAACCAATGTGGGGCCGGCATTGTGGTTTCTCGGCGTTCCTAGCCTCATCGGTGGTGGACTGGGCGCGTTGCTGTTTGCCCACACCAATAACGCGCTCTTTAGCCATCTCGTGCCTTATCTCATTTTTATGGCTACTCTGCTTTTTATGGCGCAGAACCCTCTGTCTAACTGGATAAAGCGTCAGAGCGAGAGGCGCCAACAGGGCGCTTTGGTAGCAAAGGAAAAGCGCGATATTCCGCTTTCCTGGTATGGGGTAAGCTTTTTTCAATTTTTTATCGCTATTTATGGCGGTTACTTTGGAGCGGGTATAGGCATCCTGATGTTGGCCGGGCTTAGCCTCATGGGCTTTACCAATATTCATCAGATGAACGCGCTTAAAAACATCAATGCCATTCTCATCAACTTTGTGGCCATTCTCGTTTTTATAGTCGAGCGCACCTCACCAGGACAGGGGGTAGGCCCTCACCACGATCGGCTTATCCATTGGCCTATTGCTCTGTTAATGATGAGCGGCTCCATTGCTGGTGGCTACCTCGGAGCTGATACGGCTCGACGTATGGGACAGCAAAACGTGAGGCGGCTCATTATCGTTATCGGGCTTCTGCTTACGCTGTGGCTGCTGATTCATCCGCCCGGGGGCAACGTTCCCGCTGGCCACTAG
- a CDS encoding sugar transferase produces the protein MDGLERSNSQNPLPPKPEYEFVKRLLDVSVGLTLLVLLAIPLLCIAIAVYVSSPGGVFYRQKRVGRHNRIFELYKFRTMYAGADQNGPLCTAANDSRITPLGRFLRRTKLDELPQLINVVKGDMSLVGPRPQVPRFVEKFPPEQRDIVLAVRPGITGPTQLMFRNEEELLVNVEEREQFYIEELLPIKCQMDVNYVTQRSLLQDAKVLWDTAKVLISGSLIEEPLTSLAITQQRVTPRDETGDANLIGWK, from the coding sequence ATGGACGGGTTAGAAAGAAGTAACAGCCAAAATCCGCTTCCCCCCAAGCCCGAATATGAGTTCGTTAAGCGTCTTCTCGACGTTAGTGTTGGTTTGACTCTGTTGGTTCTGTTGGCCATTCCCCTCCTCTGTATCGCAATCGCCGTCTATGTCTCCTCTCCCGGAGGCGTTTTCTATCGGCAAAAACGCGTTGGACGGCACAACCGCATCTTCGAGCTTTACAAATTTCGCACGATGTATGCCGGGGCCGATCAAAACGGGCCTCTTTGCACTGCTGCCAACGATTCGCGCATCACCCCTTTAGGCCGCTTCCTACGTCGCACAAAACTCGATGAACTGCCTCAACTCATCAACGTGGTGAAAGGAGATATGAGTTTAGTAGGCCCCCGCCCCCAGGTTCCTCGATTCGTGGAGAAGTTCCCGCCCGAGCAACGCGATATTGTCTTAGCTGTCCGCCCGGGCATCACGGGTCCAACTCAACTGATGTTTCGTAACGAGGAAGAGCTGCTAGTGAACGTGGAGGAGCGCGAGCAGTTTTATATCGAAGAGCTGCTGCCCATCAAGTGCCAAATGGATGTGAACTATGTAACCCAGCGCTCCCTGCTGCAGGATGCAAAAGTGCTTTGGGATACGGCGAAAGTGCTGATTAGTGGTTCCCTCATCGAAGAGCCGCTCACCTCTCTAGCTATCACACAACAGCGGGTTACTCCAAGAGACGAAACCGGCGACGCCAACCTCATCGGTTGGAAATAG
- a CDS encoding sugar phosphate isomerase/epimerase family protein gives MKIGIFTALFHDRPIEQALDYIAEAGIQTVEFGGGAYPGSRHLNDLGGVQTLIEDEGARKRLLKMCESRGLEISAISVHGNPLHPDKTIAQEHHNAFRNAVLLAEKLGVGVVNGFSGCPAGGPDDKNPNWVTCAWPDEYRDILDYQWNKVAIPYWKEQNTFLKQHNVKFAIEAHPGFIVYNPETVIKLREAAGEQIGCNFDPSHFWWQGIEPLNAVRYLGPKGAIFHVHAKDTRIDPINSAINGNLDVKSYGAIAERSWVFRSVGYGHSQQWWNDFVTTLRMVGYDYVLSIEHEDGMMSTREGLTKALQTLKVAVVQEKPGAMFWARE, from the coding sequence ATGAAAATCGGAATTTTTACGGCTCTTTTCCACGATCGCCCCATTGAGCAGGCGCTTGATTATATCGCTGAGGCCGGCATTCAAACGGTGGAGTTCGGTGGCGGCGCTTATCCCGGTTCTCGCCATCTTAATGACCTTGGCGGCGTTCAAACCCTTATCGAAGATGAAGGTGCCCGCAAACGGCTGCTAAAGATGTGCGAAAGCCGCGGTTTAGAGATATCCGCTATCTCCGTACACGGCAACCCGCTTCACCCCGATAAGACAATCGCGCAAGAGCACCACAACGCCTTTCGCAACGCGGTGTTGCTTGCAGAGAAGCTAGGAGTCGGCGTGGTCAACGGATTCAGCGGTTGCCCTGCCGGTGGGCCCGACGACAAAAACCCCAACTGGGTCACCTGTGCCTGGCCCGATGAGTATCGTGATATCCTGGACTACCAGTGGAACAAGGTGGCCATCCCTTACTGGAAGGAACAGAACACCTTCTTGAAACAGCACAACGTGAAGTTTGCCATTGAGGCCCATCCCGGCTTCATCGTCTACAATCCGGAGACTGTGATCAAGCTGCGCGAGGCGGCCGGTGAGCAGATAGGCTGCAACTTCGACCCATCGCACTTCTGGTGGCAAGGCATTGAGCCGCTCAACGCCGTGCGCTATCTTGGCCCCAAGGGTGCTATCTTTCATGTTCATGCCAAAGACACGCGCATAGATCCCATCAATTCGGCCATCAACGGCAATCTCGATGTCAAAAGCTATGGTGCCATCGCAGAGCGCAGTTGGGTGTTCCGCTCCGTAGGCTATGGGCATAGCCAACAGTGGTGGAACGATTTTGTTACCACCCTCCGCATGGTGGGTTACGACTATGTGCTCTCCATTGAGCATGAGGATGGCATGATGAGCACCCGCGAAGGGCTTACTAAAGCGCTACAGACCCTGAAAGTGGCCGTGGTTCAGGAAAAGCCAGGGGCGATGTTCTGGGCACGCGAATAA
- a CDS encoding HNH endonuclease, whose product MNQEVLVLNSDYEPLNVCSVRRAIALVFLGKADILHTEDGQTIVGAERTFAVPSVVKLRHHVRRPLPELKLTRRTIFARDNYTCQYCGTVTKELTIDHVIPRRAGGQATWENLVTCCRRCNIRKSDKLPHQVGMRLIRPPRRPRYTPYISLTKYILGRQNAVWRTYLPTFADFPES is encoded by the coding sequence ATGAACCAAGAGGTGCTCGTTCTCAACAGTGACTATGAGCCGTTGAATGTCTGTTCGGTACGGCGCGCCATTGCCCTCGTCTTTTTAGGAAAAGCAGACATCCTGCATACCGAAGATGGACAGACCATTGTGGGTGCTGAGCGCACCTTTGCGGTTCCCTCGGTCGTGAAACTGCGTCACCATGTGCGTCGCCCCCTGCCCGAGCTTAAGCTCACTCGACGTACCATCTTCGCCAGAGACAACTATACCTGCCAGTATTGCGGCACCGTGACCAAAGAGCTCACCATAGATCACGTCATACCGCGTCGCGCTGGAGGTCAAGCCACATGGGAAAACCTTGTTACCTGCTGCCGTCGTTGCAACATTCGCAAGTCGGATAAGTTGCCGCATCAGGTCGGCATGCGGCTTATTCGCCCTCCACGTAGACCGCGCTACACGCCCTACATAAGCCTTACGAAGTATATCTTGGGGCGGCAAAATGCCGTATGGCGTACCTACTTGCCCACCTTTGCCGACTTCCCAGAAAGCTAA
- a CDS encoding DUF92 domain-containing protein → MLSTMLFAPPWWVAFLLMALCAGLAYLGRLLSWDGAIAAVLCGTIIYGDGGARAILPLLAFFLSASLLSKWAKPKARLHSVALGAKGERRDAVQVLANGGVPTLIALYFHFYARHHLPAYRLEAVQLLFLSSIAAVNADTWATEIGTFFGVKPRSLRNWQPVAPGISGAISWPGTLGGLLGAIFIPLVSWPLWHLNVAEFVLVTWAGFMGCGIDSLLGASLQAQYRDAITGRETERPRSADGQPNAKIRGWHWVTNDVVNFFAACGAVLCAYYLIRAAAPLFPPY, encoded by the coding sequence ATGTTAAGCACGATGTTATTTGCACCGCCCTGGTGGGTTGCGTTTCTCTTAATGGCGCTCTGCGCTGGTTTGGCATATTTGGGGCGACTGCTATCGTGGGATGGGGCGATCGCGGCTGTCCTATGTGGCACCATCATCTACGGTGATGGAGGGGCACGAGCCATTTTGCCTCTGCTTGCTTTTTTCCTTAGTGCCTCGCTTCTCTCTAAATGGGCCAAACCGAAAGCGCGTCTCCACAGTGTGGCACTGGGGGCAAAAGGAGAGCGACGCGATGCGGTGCAGGTGCTTGCAAATGGAGGCGTTCCCACTCTCATAGCCCTCTATTTTCATTTCTATGCGCGTCACCATCTGCCGGCCTATCGCCTAGAGGCCGTCCAACTTCTTTTTCTCAGCAGCATCGCTGCAGTGAACGCGGATACGTGGGCTACGGAGATCGGTACTTTCTTTGGGGTGAAGCCGCGGTCTTTGCGCAACTGGCAGCCCGTGGCACCAGGGATTTCGGGCGCGATCTCTTGGCCAGGCACTTTGGGGGGGCTGCTGGGAGCAATATTTATTCCGCTGGTGTCATGGCCGTTGTGGCACCTTAATGTGGCGGAGTTTGTTTTAGTGACCTGGGCGGGGTTCATGGGATGTGGTATAGATAGTTTGCTAGGAGCGAGCTTACAGGCTCAGTATCGCGATGCGATTACCGGGCGAGAGACGGAGCGCCCTCGCTCGGCGGATGGCCAGCCCAATGCAAAGATTCGTGGATGGCATTGGGTAACCAACGATGTGGTTAATTTTTTTGCAGCTTGTGGTGCTGTGCTCTGTGCCTATTATCTCATTCGAGCGGCAGCCCCACTGTTTCCTCCCTACTAA
- a CDS encoding DNA-3-methyladenine glycosylase → MPVSKELFHATTLEVARHLLGVLLIRQEPQALLVGRICEVEAYTQEDPASHSYRGLTGRNRWMFGPPGRAYVYRIYGMHHCFNVVTGEEGRGEAVLIRAVEPLCGQEQMALRRRLSEKGVILSELLTQKPLLRALCSGPARLCEAFGIDTTFNGVDLTDPHSPLFLAKEREPEVVNAPIIATGRIGIRQGRDRQWRFLRADSPFISRPPKREEREALC, encoded by the coding sequence GTGCCTGTGTCTAAAGAGCTGTTCCATGCGACGACTTTAGAGGTCGCTAGGCACCTTCTGGGCGTGTTATTGATACGGCAAGAGCCTCAAGCCCTGCTTGTTGGGCGTATCTGTGAGGTGGAGGCCTATACGCAGGAAGACCCGGCAAGCCACTCTTATCGCGGGCTCACAGGTCGCAATCGGTGGATGTTTGGGCCTCCAGGGCGGGCCTATGTCTATCGAATCTACGGCATGCACCACTGCTTCAACGTAGTGACGGGCGAAGAAGGAAGGGGGGAGGCCGTTTTAATACGCGCTGTTGAGCCGCTTTGCGGACAGGAACAGATGGCACTTCGCCGGCGTCTAAGCGAGAAAGGCGTTATTCTATCGGAACTGCTTACACAAAAACCGTTGCTACGTGCGCTGTGTAGCGGCCCAGCACGCCTGTGTGAGGCCTTCGGAATAGATACCACCTTCAACGGAGTGGATCTGACAGACCCACATAGTCCGCTCTTTTTGGCCAAGGAGCGCGAGCCAGAGGTGGTGAACGCGCCCATTATTGCCACTGGTCGTATAGGGATAAGGCAGGGGCGTGATCGGCAATGGCGTTTTCTGCGGGCCGATAGTCCGTTTATATCGCGCCCTCCGAAGCGGGAAGAGAGAGAAGCCCTATGTTAA
- the murQ gene encoding N-acetylmuramic acid 6-phosphate etherase — protein MSELAKLETEARNPATFDLDRLEPLALVEALHRENYKVAEAVEPLLPHIAQLVEVVAQRLTNGGRLFYVGAGTSGRLGVLDASECHPTFGVPQEMVQGIIAGGPKALTTPVEGAEDDREAGAAEIRARGIGPKDVVVGIAASGRTPFVIGALEAAQASGAVTAAVVNVREAVMSRYAQFTLAAITGPEALTGSTRLKAGTAQKMILNLITTGAMVRMGKAYQNLMVDLKATNTKLRDRAIRIVVEASGTDREQAERALEACDWECKTAIVMLRSRVDAATARARLQAAGGRVREALGE, from the coding sequence ATGTCGGAACTGGCAAAACTTGAAACCGAGGCGCGAAACCCCGCTACCTTTGACCTTGATAGGCTCGAGCCCCTAGCTCTCGTGGAGGCCCTGCATCGCGAAAACTACAAGGTGGCCGAGGCGGTTGAGCCGTTGCTACCGCACATCGCCCAACTGGTGGAAGTTGTGGCCCAACGTCTTACCAACGGGGGACGGCTGTTTTATGTTGGTGCTGGCACGAGCGGCCGGTTGGGTGTGCTGGATGCGAGCGAGTGCCATCCGACTTTTGGAGTGCCTCAGGAGATGGTGCAGGGCATTATTGCTGGCGGGCCGAAAGCCCTTACCACACCCGTTGAAGGAGCTGAGGACGATAGGGAAGCGGGAGCTGCCGAGATACGCGCACGAGGTATAGGGCCTAAGGATGTGGTGGTAGGCATCGCCGCGAGCGGTCGCACTCCCTTTGTGATCGGTGCGCTTGAGGCGGCTCAGGCAAGCGGAGCCGTTACTGCGGCTGTTGTAAATGTGCGTGAGGCCGTTATGAGCCGATATGCCCAGTTCACCCTGGCGGCCATCACCGGCCCTGAAGCGCTTACGGGCTCCACACGGCTGAAGGCCGGCACAGCGCAGAAGATGATCCTAAACCTTATCACCACCGGCGCCATGGTGCGCATGGGTAAAGCCTATCAGAACCTCATGGTAGATCTTAAGGCGACCAATACCAAACTGCGCGATAGGGCCATTCGTATCGTTGTTGAGGCTTCCGGCACCGATAGAGAGCAGGCCGAGCGAGCGCTAGAGGCCTGTGATTGGGAGTGTAAAACGGCCATCGTTATGCTTCGAAGCCGTGTGGATGCCGCCACCGCAAGGGCGCGCCTTCAAGCCGCTGGCGGACGTGTGCGGGAAGCACTGGGCGAATAG
- a CDS encoding glycosyltransferase, which translates to MRHWFLFIHHLFLLLRLLPWRLIHLALSLGALVIWAVALGLLVWGRKFYRQLSSILFTKEEMENLPTLSILVPACNEEATIERAMRSLLALDYPCLEIIAVNDRSTDATGLILERLAKEDSRLRVFHVDRLPVGWLGKNHALHVASAQAKGEWLLFTDADVVYAPQTLRKAVAYARRRQIDHLVLAPRCETYNFWERLFVSYFSLMFSFRTRPWALADARSGAYVGLGAFNLVRAEAYHRFGGHKALAMEVIDDVKLGKMIRAYGFRSALMQGSDLISVRWVVGLRGIVDGLTKNAFAGFDFNLPLTFGSSLLLIYIALYPILALMLPGHLTHLFGLGSFIAMMLGARTTRAVSGAGTEYGLGYPLAALLLVYVILRSTWWTYRQNGVVWRGTLYPLDELRRGVV; encoded by the coding sequence ATGCGACACTGGTTTCTTTTCATACATCACCTGTTTCTGCTACTTCGCCTGCTCCCGTGGCGCCTTATTCATCTAGCCCTCTCTCTGGGTGCTCTCGTGATATGGGCGGTGGCCTTAGGGCTTCTGGTTTGGGGGCGAAAGTTCTATCGTCAACTCTCTTCCATCCTTTTCACCAAAGAGGAGATGGAGAATCTCCCTACGCTCTCCATCCTTGTTCCGGCTTGCAACGAGGAGGCCACGATCGAGCGCGCCATGCGAAGCCTGCTTGCCTTAGATTATCCCTGTCTCGAGATCATTGCGGTAAACGATCGCTCTACCGATGCAACCGGCCTCATTCTTGAGCGGTTGGCCAAGGAGGACTCACGATTGCGCGTGTTTCATGTGGATCGTTTGCCGGTAGGGTGGCTTGGCAAGAACCATGCGCTTCATGTGGCGAGTGCTCAAGCAAAGGGGGAGTGGCTGCTCTTCACGGATGCCGATGTAGTGTATGCCCCGCAAACGCTTCGTAAAGCGGTGGCCTACGCTCGTCGTCGCCAGATCGATCACCTCGTTTTAGCCCCACGATGTGAAACATATAACTTTTGGGAGCGACTTTTTGTAAGCTATTTTAGCCTCATGTTCAGCTTTCGCACACGCCCTTGGGCTTTAGCCGATGCACGCAGCGGTGCCTATGTGGGGCTGGGAGCTTTTAATCTTGTACGGGCGGAGGCCTATCACCGTTTTGGCGGCCACAAAGCTCTCGCCATGGAGGTGATAGACGATGTGAAGCTCGGTAAAATGATACGCGCCTACGGCTTTCGAAGCGCCCTTATGCAGGGGAGCGATCTCATCTCCGTCCGTTGGGTGGTGGGGTTGCGCGGTATTGTAGACGGGCTTACCAAAAACGCCTTTGCCGGCTTCGATTTCAATTTGCCGCTTACCTTCGGCTCGAGTCTGCTGCTTATCTATATTGCGCTCTATCCGATTCTAGCGCTGATGCTGCCAGGCCATCTCACCCACCTGTTTGGGCTTGGCAGCTTCATCGCAATGATGCTGGGGGCGCGAACCACTCGCGCTGTTTCCGGCGCTGGGACCGAGTACGGGCTTGGCTATCCGCTTGCAGCGCTCTTACTGGTCTATGTCATTCTTCGCTCCACCTGGTGGACTTACCGACAAAATGGGGTGGTTTGGCGTGGTACCCTCTATCCTCTCGATGAGCTACGGCGTGGTGTGGTGTAA